Genomic DNA from Cloeon dipterum chromosome 3, ieCloDipt1.1, whole genome shotgun sequence:
TTTGGATATTGCGGCGAAAGTACCTGTggttgcaagaaaaataaccGTTGCTATCACTTTATTAAAAGAAGTTatcttttttacttaattttaaagaactgCTCAAAAACATTATAttcataattgaaaatatagttTCTAAATATTCTTCTATTGAATATTGATCAACCACTTGTTGCTAATCTTTAATATCAGTTATCCTCTTCTCctgttaaaatcaatattttcttttatcagTTTCcccatttgcattttgtgaATGCATGAAGTTAGGACTTTAAGAGAGCAATCAAATCAACAAATAGTACACCTCAGGGATAACCACCTTGGTTATCAGAAACGTTTGCTAATTGAACTTAAGTACAAGCCTGATCAGAAGTGTTGTaagttttgctgctttttgcaatcATAGTGTAGCTCTTCATGAGTGCGTCAGTTTATTGGTCGAGTGACAGCAGCATTCCAATTAATCTTGAGATAAACAGTGCCGATAtcagcaattaaattgaaacgaGTGTCAAGCCGCTTATTCAAACGCACCGGCCATACATCATTTTTAAAGCACACGAGGCATCATTTCGTTACTATTTCCTAACTCCCAATTCGACGTAACCGAATTCCTTAATGCTTTATCTCTGCTCGAATTTGTAGAATTTCTAATGCGTGGAAGATACGCCTGCCAATATCGCGGTTTCTATTTTGTTGCCTCGCTGCGGCTAATGCCGGCGAGAAATCATTTATTGCGGTTTCCTCTGGGAGAATCTGATGTATCACTTTCTTCTCTCTGAGTTAAATAGTGTATCAGGTGCATCTCACTCAGATGCAGGCTAACGATAATTGCCATTTTCgcttttcaaaggaaattaagGGGCTCAAGCATAATTTATACCGTTTATTAAGATAATAATGTGATTTGGTTCCAAACGATGCTTCTGTTTTTCTCCAGCGCAGGATACACGCTTGCTTTGGCGATGAAATTTCTGCTTCTTATTAGTCTCCTCTCATTGAAGCTCCACCGTTtacattcaaaaatttaaaccgtCACTCTGCAGAGcatgaaaagtatttttcagcAACGCCAATGAAATCGATCCTGCTGGACTTGATGCGAAAACTCGGCTGCAACTCCTCCGCAAAACCGTCAGTTTGTGCGCGGGCCCTTTTTAGGCTCTGATGAGTCACTGACTTGTTTATGATCCCTAAATCGAAATTAAGACTCGCTATTATTGTTTCCGATTACAGCCATCGATTTGTCccgcaaaatattgttttcacaTACTCGCTCGTTCCTCTGATTTCGTACAACACTGCTCGCGTGTCTCAAAGCAGAAGAAGCCGCACAACTTTTTAACCTGATTATAGCTGCGGTGTTACGTGAgcaagaattgaaaataactgTTACGCTGCGGTTCATTCGCTTTTCAACCCTGCGCAGAGCGCGGATCACgcttttcttgaaattctcCAGCGCACGCCTGCGAGTCAGTCGTGTTCCCGACAGAGCACAAAAGAAGAATCGGTTTCGAAAGCGAAAATGCCGTTTTGTGCTAATGAGTGACGCGCTCTTGCTATAATCAGGCCGCAAATTACTGGTTGACAAATCGCTTTAAACGTACACGCAAAGGAACTTGTCAGTCGCGtgctccaaatttttaattgttggttAGCATGTCGAAAAACTTGTTGCACTTTATTTCATTgcttttaatgcaatttactattttagaattattgtTAGTATTTAATGTTCAgctgtgaaaaaaatactgcagCACCACGTCAACTCAAATGCCCCATTGCCCTTATCGCAACTGATGAGCTCATTTCCAAAACTTATCTTATCACCTGCTGTAAGAGCGAAAAGCCAAAGTGCCTGTCGAGAAAGCAGTCGCTTTGGAAACCTGGTGCCGATTTTcaaggccgattttctcgtcCCCAGGGATGTTCCAGCGGCAGAAGGTGTGGGTGCCTGACCCTGAGCATGGCTTCATCATGGGGTGCATCGTCGACTTGGGTCTCGACGAATGCACCGTGCAGGCATTTGATCGATCCCGGAAACCCTTTGTTTGCGGCCTAGACCGCGTCTACCCCGCTGAGGAGGATGAAAACAAAGAAGTGGATGACAACTGTGAGTTTTCCATCAATCACTAAATTatattgatgatttttttaattattaaactcttaacttaaaatatttaatcaatccTCCTGTTGAATTTATAATGGGTTGATTCTTCCagaaaattcctaaaatattCCACTGGgataacaaacaaatttgaggCTCTGGCCAAATGACCCTctattttttatccctgtcctcttgttctataatttttgcattccAGGTGGTTTGATGTACTTAAACGAAGCGACACTACTGCATAACATTAAATTGCGCTACAGCAAAGATAAGATCTATGTAAGTTGTAACTTTTAATCGTCTCATCCTAACCAGTGCGTGACAATTTAAGACTTACGTCGCTAACATCCTGATCGCTGTAAATCCGTACACTGAGCTGAAGGGCCTCTACTCCAGTGAAACCATCAAAAAGTACAAGGGGAAATCTCTGGGCACCATGCCGCCCCACGTTTTTGCGATTGGTACGCTCTAGTTTTCAATCCTCTGTCATGAAAATATCTTACAAGCCTCTTGCACAGCTGACAAAGCTTTCCGCGATATGAGAGTGTTGAAGCAATCGCAGTCCATCATCGTTTCGGGCGAGTCTGGAGCTGGAAAGACTGAGTCAACAAAGTACCTCCTCAGATACATGTGCGACCACTGGGGCTCCTCAGCGGGGccaattgagcaaaaaattctggatggtcagcagttttatttttcgccaaattattcttactaattttaaattacattctAGCCAATCCTGTGCTGGAGGCCTTTGGAAACGCCAAAACCACCAGGAACAACAACAGCAGTCGGTTTGGCAAGTTCATTGAAGTGCACTTTGATTCCAAACACCAAGTGGTCGGAGGTTTCATTTCCCACTACCTGCTTGAAAAGTCAAGAATCTGTATGCAAGGACCCGAGGAGCGGAACTACCATGTCTTCTATCAGCTGTGTGCTGGAGCACCTGAAAAACTGAGGCAGCAGCTCCAACTCACGAAACCAGATGACTTTCACGTGAGTCTGCTCTTGCGGGAatacgttttttaaattttaacggGACTTTACTGTATGTTATAGTATTTGAAGAATGGTTGCACTCAGTACTTTGTGAGCAACAATAGCAAGCTGAACAGCAGCCAGCTAAGTAAAGCACACCAGGCCAAAGGTGGCCTAAGAGATCCCATGTTGGATGACTGCAATGACTTTGTTGAGATGGACAAAGTAAGTTTTCCTCCAACGCATAGTCGATTGGGAATTATTAAGATTTAATGCTGTTCGCAGGCATTGACCAGACTGGGACTTCAGGAGCAGGAAAGGTTTTCCATTTACTCCACAGTCGCTGCAGTTCTTCACTTGGGAAATATTTCCTTTGAAGAAAATCCCGAGGACACAAAGGGTATAGCATTTCAAATTAGGCgggcttaaaatttttaaaccaactaATATCTGTTTGTTGTAGGTGGTTGCAGAGTGTGTGCCTCATCAGAGAAAGCTCTTAATTTGGCTGCTGGCCTGATAGGCGCTGACAAAGAAGAGTTGCGTCAGGCCCTCATCTCCAAAGTCATGCAGACCAGCAGAGGCGGTCTCAAGGGCACCGTTATCATGTAATGTAACATATTTTTCCgtgtcagaaaaaaaataaaattgttaatgtGCTCAGGGTGCCTCTGAAGGTGTACGAGGCAAACAACGCTAGGGATGCCCTGGCGAAGGCGCTCTACAGCCGCCTCTTTGACTACATTGTTGGCAGGATCAACAGGAGCATTCCTTTCAAAACCTCCAGCCATTACATTGGAGTACTTGACATTGCTGGATTCGGTCAGAAATAagagataatttattaaatgttgACGTGATTTTATATTTGTCTTTTCCGCAGAGTATTTCACTGTCAATAGTTTTGAGCAGTTCTGCATCAACTACTGCAATGAAAAGCTCCAGCAGTTTTTCAATCAGAGGATTCTGAAGGAAGAACAGACCTTGTATGAAAAGGAGGGGCTCAACGTCAAGAAAATCGAGTTTGTTGACAACCAGGACTGCATTGGTATATTTTAATGAGCTTTTAAGGATTTGTTctgatgtattttaattaaaattaattttgatttagatTTGATTGAGGCAAGGGGCAACGGCATCTTCAGTCTTTTGGACGAAGAGTCAAAGTTGCCAAAGTCCAGTGGAGCTCATTTCACCACTGAAGTTCACTCAAGACTTGGTGGACACTTCCGACTTGCTCTTCCTCGCGCATCAAAACTCAGGTATCCTAGAAAATTCATTGCAAACTAAAGGCAGGGTTATTTCAACCTATTAATTGCAGAGACCACAGGGAAGTGCGTGATGATGAAGGTTTCCTTGTGCGCCACTTTGCCGGTGCTGTCTGCTACCACACAAGCCAATTCATTGAGAAGAATAACGATGCTCTGCACGCCTCTCTAGAAGGTTTGGTGCAAGAAAGCCAGAATCCTTTCGTACAAGTGCTCTTCTCAAACGCCTCACAGCAGAAGGGAAAACTCACCTTCATCAGTGTTGGCTCCAAATTCAAGACTCAGCTTGAGGAACTGATGGAAAAGCTCCGAAGCACTGTAATTCTTGCTAAAAGGcttattattctttaaaataactGAATAATCACTTTCCCTCAGGGTACCAACTTCATCAGGTGCATCAAGCCTAATataagaatggttgaccatcAGTTTGAGGGCGGCTCAATTCTCTCTCAACTGCAGTGCTCCGGCATGACTTCAGTTCTGGAGCTGATGCAGCAAGGCTTCCCCTCAAGAGCGCCTTTCTCTGAGCTGTACAATATGTACAAGAACTATCTGCCACCCAAGCTGGCTAGACTAGATGCTAGGATGTTCTGCAAGGTGAAagtcaatatttattaaacctCCTTTTTTactcgaaatatttttaggccCTGTTTCAAGCTCTGGGACTTAATGAGAATGACTTCCGATTTGGCTTGACCAAAGTGTTCTTCAGACCAGGAAAATTCGCCGAGTTTGACGAAATCATGAAGTCAGACCCTGAGAACCTGGCCAATTTGGTTGCCAAGGTGCAGAAGTGGCTGATCATGTCGCGCTGGAAGAAGGCCCAATATGGTGCTCTCTGCGTCATCAAACGTGAGATAACAAACTTTCGCAGAATTTATGGTGTTCTAATTTTCAATGTAGTTAAGAACAAAATCGTCTACCGCGCCAAGAACCTGGTGGTGATCCAGAAGACCGTGCGGATGCACCTGTGCAAGAAGCAGCACCAGCCCAGGTACCGCGGCATCAGCAAGATCAAGAGCCTTAGCTCGATGCTGACTAGAATGGAGCAGTGCATCAGCCAGATGAAGAAGGACAAAGATTCCAGTGCGGCAGAAGTGACCAAGCTGAAGAAGGACATGGATGCTGCCATCCAAAGAATCAAGGTTCGATTTTAAATACCAATTATGTGTCTgtccttcaatttttattggattGACATTATCTGTTTTGTAGTCCAATCCAAAGATTAAGCCGTCAGAAGTGAGCCTGCTGCATACCCAGCTGATGAATCAGGCCAACACTTGCATGGCCTCTGTGCAAAAAAGAGTGGAAGCGCAGAAAATTGCTGAGGAGCAGGAACGTATCCGCAAGCTGCAGGAGGAAATGGAAAGGGAGAGAAAGCGAAAGGATGAGGAGGAGCgcaaaaagaaagaagaagaGGAGACAAGGAAAAAGTAAGCAAGGCcggtgtttaaaatttcaattttcacacTGATTCTTTGTTTTATCACGtataattgaagaaaattcctttcttttgtattttaaacatCTAGTAGTTTAAAAgtaggttaaaatttttatattgaatgaataatttattaaacgcaattatCCGTTCAATAATAAGCTTGCAATCGTCCGTATCGATTTTTACAActctttttgctgcttctGTTAAactagttttgtttttgttaaacatttcaaaatatgatactTTTTACCATTCACcacaaaatatacatttttacaaatatctTGGGGTTCATAACAATACATCTGATTGacacagaaaaaatagtaatatcCAACAGAAACAAATCGAGTACATGCATGCCTATCCCCTCCAGATGCCATTGAACATTGCTTTAGCCTAATAGAATTCAtcacaaatcaaaatcataatATTGACCTTGGTgtcacaaaatattaatatttttttatcaattctcAGAAACTCCTTATTTAAACTTGACCAATTGCACAGGAAATCAGAGATGGAAGCCAGAAGGAAAATTGAagaggaggaaagaaagaagcTTGAGTTGGCGGATAAGATACTGGCAGAGAAACTCCAGGTAATTTGGTGCTCCACTATTTTTTGCCACTTATTAAGTCAAGTTAATgcttatcaattttttgtggcTCTTAATCAGACTGATTGCAATAATCTGAAAAGAGAATTTGAACTTGTACTTATTTTAACGTCAGGCTGAGATGGAGAAAGAGAACTCCAAGTACAGGGAGCAAATAGAGCAAGAGAGAAGAGACCACGAGTTGGCTTTACGGCTGGCACAAGAAACGCACAGCCAGGTCGAGGACATAACACcagtgcggaggcaagtgtcCAAACAACTTTCACACTTCAAATGTTTTCGTACCAATCAATGTACATACATTTTCTCTACCAATACCAACAAGGAGGGGTTTCAAGGGCACAAAATGCACTATGTAATTAATACAATTCATTGGGTATTACACACATGGGAACAATACTAAAATACCGATGGAAAGAAGCAGACGCGACATTTGATTTTCCGCTTCAATACCTTGCTTTTGTTCACCGTGAATGTGCTTGTTGTCTCTGACTGTGCGGTCGCCTCAATGTCTGTCCACAGCCTCAGCAGGGTGGCGGAATCCAAGAGTCCCAACAACTATCGGCTCAACAGGTAAAAGTCAACATTATGAACATTTCGTAGCTCCAGTCTGTAAATAGTGTGCTCGCTCATGTTTAACGCTGTTGGTGAAATGcttaacacaaaatatttcacacaTTATTCAGATTAATAATGCTGGTATGACAGGTCTGAGAATGTGCGAGCGCAGCAGGCAGCCAGCAAGGGCAAGTACGACCTTTCCAAGTGGAAGTATTCGGAGCTCAGGGACACGATCAACACTTCATGCGACATTGAGCTTCTGGAGGTCGGTTTAAtatgaaacttaatttttaaggacGTGTTATAGCTGTATTAGTGACTGTTTTACCCGATTTTTGcttctatttttcaatttaggcTTGCAGAATTGAGTTCCACCGCCGCCTGAAGGTGTACCACGCCTGGAAGGCCAAGAACAAGAGGCGATCCACCATGGATGAAAACGAGAGAGCGCCACGATCAATCATGGAGCAAGGTAAGctgcattttttctctttaagattttttattttaaacctaaTTTctgaattgtttaaatttgtctgTTCATACTCGATGAAGTCGcctattcaaataaaactaggcctataaattaattttactgagTTTAGTGTGTGCTCAATGTGTTTCCCTCTTACGAATTGCAGCTAGCAAGCCTTTGGTACACGTCAACAACAATTCCAAAGTTCCAATCATCACAGAGCAACATCGTTATTTCCGCATTCCGTTCATTCGTCCTGGAACTGGTGGCGTCAACGACCAAAACAACAAGAGAGGCTGGTGGTATGCCCACTTTGATGGACAGTACGTTGCTAGGCAGATGGAGCTCCACCCTGAAAAGCAGGCCATCCTCCTCACTGCTGGTGAGTACAGAATTTTCATTATCTTAATCCTACTTTTCATTAGTTGCACTTTTGAAACACAAGTGTTCATTTTCCTGCTTATCTCATCatataacttaatttattaaactttaGTCCTGAGTGCggataacattttaaatgtgGAAACCAATTTGCTTTGTTCAGGAGTGGACGACATGCAGATGTGCGAGCTGAGCTTGGATGAAACTGGCTTGACTCGCAAGCGTGGCGCTGAAATTCTCGAGCACGAGTTTAACCGCGAATGGGAAAAGCACGGCGGCCCAAAGTACAAGCCGCGTGCAAAGTGAGACACAACCGGGACCAACCCCTAGTCAGCTGCTTTCAaacttttatcaaatttgaaggGTAGACGGGATTTTTATGTAACATGTtgtgaagatttaaaaataggttcGCCTCCATTTATCACATTTCAATTATACTATTTAATGttgttttctttgtttgaatttaGCAAGTTTTAGTGCAATTGTCAAAGTTTCCTCCAGTTTTGAATGGATCACATTATATGTGTTAACTTATGTGTAGAGAGTTATTTTCCAGCACAATCACAATTAAATCGATAACTTCTTGTTAGTGCAGCTTAATGTTGAATGACACGTTTTGCGTTCTGTAAATggttgattgaaaaattaatatagttGTTATAATAACTACTTTAAGAACGCATTTCTTTTGTTGGTATTAGAGGGAGAACGTAATGTTTGGAAATGAGACGCCGTATGTTGTAGCGAATCAAATaaagacttttttatttgcacctTGATGGAATAGGTTTCAATGAGTGACTAACCGTAGCACACAGCAAAACGTAAGCGAGGTCAAAGGAATGATGTGACAAGCACGCCAAGGGTTGATTCCTTTTTAAGGCTCAGAATTTGCGACCATTCCAGGCTGGGGAGCTGCCAGATCGGCTCCGCAGGGTGGGTTGGGCGCGGAATCAACTCAACGAGCAGCCGTAACTCAGGAAATAAAATGGCATGGGGTGTAGGGCCGCGTCCGAGTTTATCATACGTGGTTGTGTTTGCTGAGGATGGGTCGCAGCAACAAACTCTTAGTCAGCTTCGAGAAATGAGTTTGGATCTGCAACGAGGGTTAGCCCATAGAgaagtattttttcacttcattgcaaaaatttgtgcGGAAAGtaatgaaacaatatttttaacttggagcaagcaaaatgaaattaccaAACGAGATAATGTAGGTATTTACCACACTGTAGAAGAGACAGTGGGTTGGAAGTTCGTCCTCGCCGTTCGGGCAGTCGCGCATGTGGTCGCACAATTGGAATTCGGTCACGCACCGCCACTGGCCGTTCGTGTCTGGAGTTGGACAGAAGAACCCTGGACTGCCTTCTTCCGAATCTGGGCATTCTGGAAATGAGGTTTGGtggattttaaaaactctgagagccttaatttttttaactgcattatttgatttttgttaaagatAGAAACTTATTAAGTTACTTTAGGGTCTAGAAAAGCTACTGTTTCTGCTGTGTATTTTATAGTGAactaattgttaattttcctaagcacaattattattacaaaaaataataaacattctCATATTatcaaatgtgaaaaaatcatATGGGCTGTTTTGTCTCAAGCCACAAAATCAGgcagtattttttatcattttacgCTCCCTATTGTtgcttgaaatataaaaatataatgttatCCACTATTTTGTAAACcgtaaatttttgctaaaaatcaaACAGGAATAAATCAGCATTTTAGTAATTTGCTTTTCAGACTGACATTGGTGGTGAGCCTAATCCCTGGGTTGAAGTgtggatatttttaaactcagtCGTGGTTAAGTGAGGACAAATCGAGGCCTAATCGTCGCTCTGGCCATTATTTGCGGCTAATTCTGCAAATTGATTGCACAGGCACAATACACTGGGGCGAGAGCAGGGATGAATGGGAATGACGGAGCAGCAGCGTGTTTTGTGCCCACCGTTGCAAGAGAAAGCAGAACaaaaaaggagagagagagagagagaaaaatttcacGTAAAATGCGTGGGGGCATTTTTCTTTGGGGCTTCTCATCAGCTAATTGAGTTAAATCCGCACCACTCGAGAGCGGCAGCTCATAACAAAGATGCTGCGTATCATATAATGTTGTGGATGTATATGATTGAGAAATAATTGAGTTAGCACCCCGTCTCAAGTTTTTAGCTAATTGGTGTATCATAACGGCAGCTCATGCGAAATCCCTCTTGATTGTGTAGAGAAAAgggaaacaattttctttcaatcgcaccaattatagaaaaaaataatgatttcaatggaaaaatataattaattggtttATGGAATTCTTATTTTGAATACCTAGAGAGCGCGATGCGGGACAGATAATTGGCCTTGTTTTAAAACGAGCAAAAATATCTTCCAATAGGCTGctctagaaattaatttggttcaaGCCTACATAGGAAAAAGTCGGGCAAGGAAGCGCCAAATTAGCACCGCTCTAACTCAATATCCGGCCTTCTGCGCTCTCTGTCCCTTCATCACTCCATACGGGTAAAATCCCGTGCATTTAATCTcgattgtgaaaattttcaaacgtaaaattttcTGCCGGTTGCTTTGATCTCTCTCACCTCCAGACCGCAGCCAAAAAAGATATTCGCTGTATGGGTGGTGCTTCGAATGCCGCTTGTCCTGAACCTCTTCTTGGTCGCCTTCCTTGTCCTGCTGCACCCGCTGAACGAAGCCAGGGGACAACAAAGACCCTAGCTCGGGCATCGAtgctttaaaaagaaatttgcagggttaatttttagcaacaaATAATGGCGGTAAACGTTCatgacaattttctttttttttcttcataagCTAAGAGTTTTAAACGTTACATTAGGAGTGAAGTGGCGCTAAAAATTACTTGGACCTCTACTAGTTTTAAAGACGTGACAAATGTGACAGTCTCTAGATAATTCAAACTCAGAAGTGATATTCGGATTTGAATACTTCACCTATGCTTCTCTTGGTCCTGGAGGGCTCAGAGGCCGCGGGGCTAGCAAGTACCCCGGCGAAAAGCAGCGCAGCCAACAACACTGCTTCTCGATGCATCTCGCACTGACACCACAAGCAACCCCCGACTGCCCCCTTTATACCCCCGAAGAGCACGTGACGTCACCCCACCTGTTGGCCCGCCCGCGTTGCCATGGAGGCAGCAGACGCCGCCCGCCTCCACCACCCTTTCTGCACCGCCAAGGCCCTGACCGGTCATTCTTCGCGAAACGCTTTTCCAGCAATGTTGAATGGGTGCAAATTGcgttgttttttgtttcacacAGTACTTAATGCTAAAATAAGGTATGGCAATCTCAATCAATACCTTTCTACGAAAAATGTCGAAAAAGATTCTTTGCATCAGAgtattatgaataattttatttatttaatttattatgagTAATTTTGagagatattattttccagtGTCGATTTCCTTTCCAGAGTTTGTAATGATTTGGGTCGGATCTGCGATGAGGGTTGGTCGGTGCTTGCGAAAAAGTGTGGCTGCGGCGACAAAGGAAGCCTGCTGATGGACTCATGCCTGCGTGATCgcatttaaattcttttgataTAGACACCTAATGGAGCACGCCGGCCTTTTTGCATCTCCCTCTGCTTCAGCTCAGCTGCTGTTTTGCTTTTTCGCCCGAAAAGAAAGCATTTTTGCCGGTCGTGATATCTCAGGGGCTTACTCGCATTTTCACCATCTATTTATGGACTCGGTGTGGGGTCTTGCATTTCgcaggttaaaaataaaaacacccaTTCAGAGCCtttgcttgattttaaatttttttattaaaaaaccacACGGCAGCACTCATTTGCTTGAAAAGTGCATTAGTATTTGTCATTCCCTGCTTACATTATATATCCAGCGTCTTGCACATCCTGAACGATTTCAAGTTTGCCTGATATTTAATAGtttaggatttttatttccaactaAAATAGCTAGTCTATTGCAGAAATTGCAATATATGTGCAGACCAAAAGGTGTttgaaatgcatttatttactaGGCAACCTGACCAAAAGcctttcaattcaattaacgCACATTGATTCCATTTAGGATTAAATATTACGTTGAAGAAAACTCAGAAAACGCTCTAAAGCGTTTGGAACACATATTGCAGGTTGGTTTCATCTTGAATgtgccaatttttattcagttttatgcattttgttggaactaaaaattacttaaatagTATAATAGTTTAAGTTCAGATTACAATTAATGTCTGGATCCTTTTCCATTTGAGCAACAACTTATGGaaggagaaaataatgtgAAGTTTTGTTCGTAACACTGGCGATAATTCCCCTTCTCAAACACTCTTCTGCTAAAATATTAGCAGACTTgtattttacacaatttctAACTACATACTGCTTTTCATGTTTCGTCTTTGCATCGCACAGCTTGTACGTTTTATAGATATGTTCTAATAATTGCTTTCTCCTGTTAATGACTGCAAAATAGTGAATAATAATCAATCCAACAACAAAGAGTCTGTTCCAGCGAAATGCTTGTCACAGAGTAACAAAAGTTCCCTAAAGTCTTAAAAGGCACGTTGGAATAATTAtcttttctcttaaaaatacaTGCACACATGATGAGAATTGTTAGAAAgagtttcaaatttgaacAGGCGCAGCCTCGCCCTTTTCGTGCgtatttttcaaactaatATAGtcgattaataaaaatgttgcggATTAATAATGTGTTAACACTAAAAAAACGACGAGTGCGTATAGtcacaaatataaatatttccacaTCAGTACAAACGCAACCAAGCACATTTATTCTTATTGCGGTGTCAGTACGCTCGCGAGAAAAGTCGAAAGTCCACTCAACCCGTCGTTATAGAGTCCAGCCACTTTGACGCGCTCCTGAGACGAGCTTTGTGTTCGTTGTGCCTCTTCCTTTCCTCATGTTTTAATTCGGTATTCATGGCAGTTTGAAGTGCACAACTCCTTACATGACGCAGGCCCCCGGTGGCGTCCAGCCCCCCATCAGTCGCTGTAGTTCTTCGGCGACCGCAATGCTGAGCCGGTCCTGATTTGGTCCCGCCACCACCtgcgagaaaaaaaacacttaatCAACGACAAGTGATACAAAGAGAGTGTGATTGTGATGGGGTTACTCGTTAGCAGCTATTCACCTGATACCTCCGAGGCACGGAGCGCAATTTTTCTACAAGTGTTTAGATACAAAACGCGATTTGCTGGAAACAAGACTGAATGCTTATTTTGTCTGGTGAGTGCGATTGGATCGGATTTGATTGCCGATAATTGGTCTGTGAGTGGGCGTTTGCTCTCTTTTATTTGCAGAAAGAAACCATAGAGATCCTTTGAATGGGAATCACAGAGATATGTAAAAATACATCATTTTATACAGCTCAGCCAGCTTCGCTGCGCCGCGCTAGCCGTCTAATTTTAGCTTACGTGGTCTGCCGCCAGCCGCCTTGACTTTGGCTAAGCTGGTCCAGCCACGCCAgttaaaaggtaaaaaaatcaagtgtcGGAATAAATTGGTCGCTGACCGTTTTGGCCAGTCAAacgttaattttcaaattttttcagccGCCAGCAAAAAAATGCTCAACCACCGCCGGGCCGAACTTCGGTTAAAGGCAGTTCAGCAGTCAGCCGCCGCCTAAAATTACACAGCTGAAAcctctaataaaattatctaagAGAGAAAAGGTTTGAAGTATCCCTCTGTTTCAATCAAGATATTAGAATTTGGCAAAtcgctcaatttaaaaataaaaaaggaaaggaaaTCCCCGCCATCATGATAGCTCCCAAtctatga
This window encodes:
- the LOC135938941 gene encoding uncharacterized protein LOC135938941, which translates into the protein MHREAVLLAALLFAGVLASPAASEPSRTKRSIASMPELGSLLSPGFVQRVQQDKEGDQEEVQDKRHSKHHPYSEYLFWLRSGECPDSEEGSPGFFCPTPDTNGQWRCVTEFQLCDHMRDCPNGEDELPTHCLFYSVIQTHFSKLTKSLLLRPILSKHNHV